accttttgccacatttcaggcttcaaacataaagatataaaactgtatttttttgtgaagaaccaacaacaagtgggacacaatcatgaagtggaacgacatttattggatatttcaaacttttttaacaaatcaaaaactgaaaaattgggcgtgcaaaattattcagcccccttaagttaatactttgtagcgccaccttttgctgcgattacagctgtaagtcgcttggggtatgtctctatcagttttgcacatcgagagactgaaattttttcccattcctccttgcaaaacagctcgagctcagtgcggttggatggagagcatttgtgaacagcagttttcagttctttccacagattctcgattggattcaggtctggactttgacttggccattctaacacctggatatgtttatttttgaaccattccattgtagattttgctttatgttttggatcattgtctccgtcccagtctcaggtcttttgcagactccatcaggttcttccagaatggtcctttatttggctccatccatcttcccatcaattttaaccatcttccctgtccctgctgaagaaaagcaggcccaaaccatgatgctgccaccaccatgtttgacagtggggatggtgtgttcattgtgatgagctgtgttgcttttacgccaaacataacattttgcattgttgccaaaaagttcaattttggtttcatctgaccagagcaccttcttccacatgttttgtgtgtctcccaggtggcttatggcaaactttaaacaacactttttatggatatctttaagaaatggctttcttcttgccactcttccataaaggccagatttgtgcaatatacaactgattgttgtcctatggacagagtgtcccacctcagctgtagatctctgcaattcatccagagtgatcatgggcctcttggctgcatctctgatcagtcttctccttgtatgagctgaaagtttagagggacggccaggtcttggtagatttgcagtggtctgatactcctaccatttcaatattatcgcttgcacagtgctccttgggatgtttaaagcttgggaaatctttttgtatccaaatccggctttaaacttcttcacaacagtatatcggacctgcctggtgtgttccttgttcttcatgatgctctctgcgcttttaacggacctctgagactatcacagtgcaggtgcatttatacggagacttgattacacacaggtggattgtatttatcatcattagtcatttaggtcaacattggatcattcagagatcctcactgaacttctggagagagtttgctgcactgaaagtaaaggggctgaataattttgcacgcccaatctttcagtttttgatttgttaaaaaagtttgaaatatccaataaatgtcgttccacttcatgatggtgtcccacttgttgttgattcttcacaaaaaaatacagttttatatctttatgtttgaagcctgaaatgtggcaaaaggtcgcaaagttcaagggggccgaatactttcgcaaggcactgtacctacctAGTATGGCCAGGACCTATCCTCACCTATCTtaaactacctacctacctagtatGGCCAGGACCTATCCTTACCTATCctcaactacctacctacctagtatGGCCAGGACCTATCAACTATCctcaactacctacctacctagtatGGCCAGGACCTATCCTCACCTATCttcaactacctacctacctagtatggccaggacctatcctcacctacctacctacctacctagctacctacctacctagtatGGCCAGGATCCTCACATATCCTCAACTACCTACCTAACTTTTATGGCCAGGACCTATCCTCACCTATCCTCAACCACCAACCTAACTTTTATGGCCAGGACCTATCCTCACCTATCctcaactacctacctacctagtatGGCCAGGACCTATCCTCACCTATCTTCAACAACCTACCTACCTTTTATGGCCAGGACTTATCCTCACCTATCttcaactacctacctacctagtatGGCCAGGACCTATCCTCACCTATCTtaaactacctacctacctagtatGGCCAGGACCTATCCTTACCTATCctcaactacctacctacctagtatGGCCAGGACCTATCAACTATCCTCAACTACCTACCTAGTATGGCCAGGACCTATCCTCACCTATCttcaactacctacctacctagtatGGCCAGGACCTATCCTCACCCATTttcaactacctacctacctagtatGGCCAGGACCTATCttcaactacctacctacctagtatGGCCAGGATCTATCttcaactacctacctacctagtatGGCCAGGACCTATCttcaactacctacctacctagtatGGCCAGGACCTATCttcaactacctacctacctagtatGGCCAGGACCGATCttcaactacctacctacctagtatGGCCAGGACCTATCttcaactacctacctacctagtatGGCCAGGACCTATCttcaactacctacctacctagtatGGCCAGGACCGATCttcaactacctacctacctagtatGGCCAGGACCTATCttcaactacctacctacctagtatGGCCAGGACCTATCttcaactacctacctacctacctagtgtGGCCAGGACTTATCctcacctacctacccacccacccacccacctacctacctacctacctacctagtgtGGCCAGGACTTATCctcacctacctacccacccacccacccacctacctacctacctacctacctacctagtatGGCCAGGATCCTCACATATCCTCAACTACCTACCTAACTTTTATGGCCAGGACCTATCCTCAACTACCTACCTAACTTTTATGGCCAGGACCTATCCTCACCTATCCTCAACCACCTACCTAACTTTTATGGGCAGGACCTATCCTCACCTATCCTCAACTACCTACCTTTTATGGCCAGGACCTATCCTCACCTATCctcaactacctacctacctagtatGGCCAGGACCTATCCTCACCCATCttcaactacctacctacctagtatGGCCAGGACATATCCGCACCTATCTTCCTAGTATGGCCAGAAACTATCCTCAACTACCTACCTAGTATGGCCAGGACCTATCCTCAACTACCTACCTAGTATGGCAAGGACCTATCCTTACCTATCCTCAACTACCTACCTAGTATGGCCCTATCCTCAGCTATCCTCAACTATCTACCTAGTATGGCCAGGACCTATCCTCAACTACCTACCTAGTATGGCCAGGAGCTATCCTCAACTATCTACCTAGTATGGCCAGGACCTATCCTCAACTATCTACCTAGTATGGCCAGGACCTATCttcaactacctacctacctagtatGGCCAGGACTTATCctcacctacctacccacccacccacccacctacctacctacctacctacctacctacctagtatGGCCAGGATCCTCACATATCCTCAACTACCTACCTAACTTTTATGGCCAGGACCTATCCTCACCTATCCTCAACTACCTACATTTTATGGCCAGGACCTATCCTCACCTATCctcaactacctacctacctagtatGGCCAGGACCTATCCTCACCCATCttcaactacctacctacctagtatGGCCAGGACATATCCTCACCTATCTTCCTAGTATGGCCAGAAACTATCCTCAACTACCTACCTAGTATGGCCAGGAGCTATCCTCAACTATCTACCTAGTATGGCCAGGACCTATCCTCAACTATCTACCTAGTATGGCCAGGACCTATCttcaactacctacctacctagtatGGCCAGGACTTATCctcacctacctacccacccacccacctacctacctacctacctacctagtatGGCCAGGATCCTCACATATCCTCAACTACCTACCTAACTTTTATGCCCAGGACCTATCCTGACCTATCCTCAACTACCTACATTTTATGGCCAGGACCTATCCTCACCTATCctcaactacctacctacctagtatGGCCAGGACCTATCCTCACCCATCttcaactacctacctacctagtatGGCCAGGACATATCCTCACCTATCTTCCTAGTATGGCCAGAAACTATCCTCAACTACCTACCTAGTATGGCCCTATCCTCAGCTATCCTCAACTATCTACCTAGTATGGCCAGGACCTATCCTCAACGACCTACCTAGTATGGCCAGGACCTATCCTCAACTATCTACCTAGTATGGCCAGGACCTATCCTCAACTATCTACCTAGTATGGCCAGGACCTATCCTCAACTATCTACCTAGTATGGCCAGGACCTATCCTCAACTACCTACCTAGTATGGCCAGGACCTATCCTCAACTACCTACCTAGTATGGCCAGGACCTATCCTCAACTACCTACCTAGTATGGCCAGGACCTATCCTCAACTACCTACCTAGTATGGCCAGGACCTATCCTCAACTACCTACCTAGTATGGCCAGGACCTATCCTCAACTACCTACCTAGTATGGCCAGGACCTATCCTCAACTACCTACCTAGTATGGCCAGGACCTATCCTCACCTATCTTCCTAGTATGGCCAGAAACTATCCTCAACTACCTACCTAGTATGGCCAGGACCTATCCTCAACTACCTACCTAGTATGGCCAGAACCTATCCTCAACTATCTACCTAGTATGGCCAGGACCTATCCTCAACTATCTACCTAGTATGGCCAGGACCTATCCTCACCTACCTACCTAGTATGGCCAGGACCTATCCTCAACTACCTACCTAGTATGGCCAGGACCTATCCTCAACTACCTACCTAGTATGGCCAGGACCTATCCTCAACTACCTACCTAGTATGGCCAGGACCTATCCTCAACTACCTACCTAGTATGGCCAGGACCTATCCTCAACTACCTACCTAGTATGGccaggacctacagtacctaCTGGAAGCCCCACACAGGTCTAATCAATGTCATATTAGCCTGGTTTCTAtgctgtcttgtcaactcctatggtcgTTGTCAAACATGTTGGCAACAAAAATACTGAACCATTTCAGTATTTTGCCACAAGGTGGGGATGCTCAGCACTGCGGGCTGTTATGCAGAGTGTACGGCAGGTGACATCAGCCGAGTGCTCCAATTTCACAGCACAGCCGAGTGCCATCAATGTCCACAAGAGGCAGATACAGACGTGTCGGCAGCTGTGCTGTGTGATTCTGCTTTTGCCTGTTCTCTCCAGGGACTGAATGTTTGTGCTCAGTGTGAGAGACAGTGATTGGCTGTCTGGGGAGATGGGTCTGTGCATTCTGTGAGGCATAAATTCAGCATTATAACACTGCAATGGTTCCATATGAGCTCTTCAGCAGCTGCCTCATGTCAAATCACTCTACTACTCTGGGATGAGGGAGCAGGAGAATCAGGGTGGCTATTGTGTAGATAAACGcaaggtgaggtgaggtgatggGCAGGTTCCCCGCCACAACAGAGAAATATGAAAGGGTTGTATGTTCTGACAAAGATCTTTCTACCTTTTTCTGGGCTCTTACTACTAACCATATTAAAACAATGAACTTGAGTGCAATCATCTTAATAGTTGATAAGTAAACTTCCCCCTTTTAATGTGCCAAACTACTTTGCTTTTCTGGGTCATTCAGCAGTGAGGGCTGTGAGGTGTGATGAGGATGGGGACTGCTGAGGTGTTCACCACACTCCCCCTGTGTTCCACTCCCCTCAAAAAGAGATCCTCCAGGCAGTCATTTCCCCAACACCagatggccctctctctctctctctctgtgtctgtatgtgtgtgtgtgtgtgtgtgtgtgtgtgtgtgtgtgtgtgtgtgtgtgtgtgtgtgtgtgtgtgtgtgtgtgtgtgtgtgtgtgtgtgtgtaggagaccTACTAACCATAGGCTATGTCAGATGTTCATATTTTAATGACTTCCAAATGATCTTATGTCTCTCATGTTATCATGCTGCCAAAGCGGCAGAAAAGAAATAGACAATACCTCTCTGAACTGTCTTTTACTCATTAACTGCAGGTTCTTCCAGCCAGGTGTCTGCCTTGTTTTTGACAACCCAGTTGAGAGACAGTGTAATACATGACTAGGTACTATCTCTCATTTCATGTTTCCACAGCTTAGTCTTGTTTTAATGCCTCATTGCATcatattaaaaacaatgtttaaTCAGGCatgttcaaacacacacacacacacacacacgataggaCAGCCAAtggaataacagacagacacacacacacacacacacacacacacacacacacacacacacacacacacacacacacacacacacacacacacacacacacacacacactgattcagGATAGGACAGCCAatggaatgtctctctctctctctctctcctcctcgttctctctctgtgctaCAACTTACCCCAGCATCAGTCGAAGTCGGAGGTAAACCATACAGACAAACCCCAGCATCAGTCGAAGTCGGAGGTAAACCATACAGACAAACCCCAGCATCAGTCGAAGTCGGAGGTAAACCATACAGACAAACCCCAGCATCAGTCGAAGTCGGAGGTAAACTTATTTCCATCTCGTCCAGTGGTTTGGAGAAGGAGGAAGATTATCATCGTCGTCGTAGCTTCCTGAAAACCAAAAAAAAAGGGATTTAACAGAATTCAGCTTTTAAAAACTGGCATGCATTTTTCAAAGGATTAGAAAAGGACTGGAATGGAAATGGAAGTTGAGGGACCCTCTAGCacaggggtaggcaactagattcagctgggGGACGATTTTTGTTGGAGCGGATGGTTGGAGGGTcggaacataattataataatttgtacattacaaattgaccacaactaaacCCAAATAGAGATTGAaatttgaaaataacaataatttccTACTTTGATTACATTGATTCTACTGTCTTTTTTAATCCCAAAAAACaaaaatccccccaaaaaataagaatacataaaaacattttattttatttttactaaagACTTTGGgggggcaacaacaacaaaaaaatcacttGTGGGCTTGTTTTGGCCTGTTGCCGACCCCTGCTCTAACAAAGCAACAGCATCTCACCCACCATGACTACATGTACTTTTACCAGTATGAAACCAACCCAGTCTGCGTTCCCTAGAACGACCACAGAACTGCCTTCCATttcttcatcctcttcctcattGCCTCAACTGGGTGGCCAGAGCGGCTTCAGGAGAGTCTGCACCACAGATGAACCCACTGCCTGTCCAATCCCTGGACTGGCAGCAGGCGTGCTCGAAATGAGAGTGAAGGAAGGGAGCAAGATCCGAAACCTCTTGGGATTTGTAATGGCTCGTAtgcagagggaggaacaggaagTGGATGGGAGTCAGATTCAGACAATGCTGAGTGTGAAAGAGGGAGTGACAGTGGACAGGATTCAGATGGGGAAGAGGCAAGGAGAGGGAGTCATGGACATTGGCCGGAGTCAGACCCGGACCGGGCTGAGAGTGAGACAGGTGGTTTTCACTGGATCAGGAAAAGGGATCACCAAAACCATAACATGTGTTGAGATCCTGAAACGGAAACTGGGAGGACTACACCAGTTATCCAAGCTCCACTACAAGACTGTGAGTGAGGTGTGGGAGAGTCAGGAGACTGACATGACACCCATGTCCAGGATGACGGTTCATAAGACTGTTCCTGCTATCAGTATCCTGCTCTCCAAACACCCACTGGACCCAAGTGAGCCTGGGTATCAGCCCCCAGAAACCCAGCATGATCCTAGCTACCAACCCCAAGGGTACCAGCCTCCTAGGTATCAGCCCCCAGTGACGCTATGTGACAGTGTGAAAATTCCACCTCGACCACAGCTCGAACTCCGCAAAACACAACTGTTGTCAATACCACTGACCCAGAAAAGCCAaagccctttttggttccagagtGCCGGTACCTCTAGGTCTCAGGAGGGCAGTAGAGATGCACAGAGCTGTACGCCACACCTGTGTGCCGCCtcggagaaagagaggaaaacaGCAGGAGGAGAGATACTTTACAGTCCTTGTTCATACATATTGCCTGGTCCTGAAGCCAAGAGAACCTGTATGGAGAACCACCTGTTCCCCTCGACTCCCTCAACTTGAAAGAAACCTGAGTTCCATCTACTCTGTGCTCCTGTTAGAcacaacagagaaacagaggagacaaCTGGAAGAGATTGCTTTTGAGTAAAAGTTTAGGCTCTAGAATAGATTCTAAAAGGTGTAGTGGGTTAGGAACAACTAGTAAACCCCTACTTTTTCAAATTATACTTCAGGTTTAGGAAAAATGTCTCATAAAATTATGGTAAAATGCTAAATAAATGTAATGTATGTTATGATAACGTGCACCCCCTCCGTAATTTTAGGACCTTGTGCATGCTTATAAGCATGGTCTTCAGCTGCTAGCTAACGTCCTTGAATTCGTCACTAGttcccacagccacaaagtcataaacctcgcccatttctacaatttctcttctaAAAATCCGATTTgaaacctaaccacactgctagtcTTATGCCTTAGATTAAattaatacaaaaaaaacaacagattttgtgtttttaatattttttacgaTATAGCTATTCTTGTCTTATTGGGTGTCTTAACTAGTGACAACCACGTTGTTCCGCCAAGTCTCCTATAGCTGGCTGACCCTTCATCATGTTCAGAGCCGCCGTCCGTCTTTCAGTGTCCGGGGCCCGGAGTTTGACCTGGACACGGCTTGGGTGTACAGGTATTCTTGCGTTTTATTACTTTTATGTCCAAATGTCGTCGTTTAGGACACGTGGTGTTTCGAAAGGAAATCAGGGTCGGTAGGAGTTATTGACTAGTTAGCACATTGCTATTGGCATCCAATCAGTGACCGATGGATTGCGAAATTACTAACGTTTTGGGGGAGTACACAGTTCTAGGTTACGAATAAGATATTTACTAAATGTTTGAAAGCGCGGTTAAATATTAAActggatttcccccccccccccaatgttcTTGCAATGACCGAGTGCCTTGGGCTTGCTGCTAACTAGTTAACGTTAGTAGACTAGTTAATTCCATTGCATATATTTGGGTAACGTAGTAGGCGTTAATTAAACGCCTGAAACGAGAACCTAGTCTTGATGAGTAGGGGGTTGCACTTTTCAACCAATTAAATAAATGTGGGGGATTTAAGATGGCGTGTCGCCCAATATCGCAGTTCTTCTTCGATGTGGTGTAACGGTGGTTGGCGATAAATGTCATTACCGCCACCTACCGGACTGGAGTGTAAACTCCCTTGTACTTTGCTTGAAAAATATCAATCAACAACTACACTACCATctatcacaaaaaaaaaacatcaccctAGTCCACTATTTTAAATATATGCAATTCTACCTCAAGCTAACAGCCTGAAAAGATTGGACACTACCACATAAAACACCCAGTAACTCTTCTGACATCAAGTCTtgcacacccaaatacctctctttatctgccacaacaaccacaatttTCTGTGACTTACGTTCCAACACTGCAGTATAATTGATAACCAAGACTATAAATGCTAAAAATCCAATCTTTCCGAAgcataaagtaccagtcaaaagtttggacacacctactcattccagggtttttctttattttttactattttctatattatagaataatagtgaagacctcaaaactatgaaataacacatggaatcatgtagtaaccaaaaaaagtgttaaacaaaccaaaatatattttaggttcttcaaagtagccaccttttgccttgatgacagctttgcacactcttgacattctctcaaccagcttcatgaggaagtcacctggaatgcatttcaattaacaggtgttcattaatttgtggaatgtatttccttcttaatgtgtttgagccaatcagttgtgttgtgacaaggtagggctggtatacagaagataaccctatttggtaaaagaccaagtccatattatggcaagaacggcTCAAATATGTAAAAAGAACGATCGTCTCACgccgaactgcgcatgtgcaggccGTAAAAATCTTAAGTCACCCATTTTGATATGAAGTTGTTTTTGATGAAAATTGTAACGTTTGTCACTTCCACGAGGTTGgcgtaataacatgttcaacaaCTTAAGACATTAAgctcgaatctaggttgtgcctttaaaaaaattgTACATCTAAAGAAGAATTGTTGACTTCTCAAACCTGGTCTGAATGCAAGAGTTGCCATATTGCTCCTCTGGGTTTAAAAACTCTGGTGGTTAGTATATGGCGAATCCTAACTAGCTGGCTTGTTAGCATTTGTTAGCAGATGGCTAGTCACCAATGTCTGTTTTAGCAAGAAAAATGTTCATGTTACATACAGACAGGAGTTGTTGTTCAACTCAATGCTGATTGATTGCGTTTATGAACTAAGAACTGTAGCTACTAGCAGCAGGCAGCATAACTAAATAACAAACCAGAGGTGAAGTCCGTAGTCCAAAAATTTAGCAAACAGAAAACATTTTTACAAAGaactagagtttctattggacaaattcgggAAGCTAgctaggtccctccccgtttcatactgtttggttcctagtgaaagACGTTACACCCTAGCTTGGCTAGCTAGCCACTAGCTAGGCCTACTTCTTATAAActgctgatttattttgattctGCAGTACACTGCATAGCTATGCCACTCTTGCCATATCAAATGCCTGTACTGatttagctagctaagctaagtgGTAGCAACATCATCGGAAAAGGGTTCGATCCTCAAATGCCTAGCTGAATGTGAAACATCTGGCCTCAGTCCTTCAACTGAATAATACATAGTGATTGGTGTTCTTaatatacttttgtgtatatatagagagtaTCCAGTTAAGCATTACTGCCATCTAGCTTAGTAGTTAGGTAGGTCATAGACACTTGCAAGGATCCAGCATGGACTTGATCGAGCCAACAATACGCGGAAGTGGATACCCTTGACTGGGTGTGACGTCATGAGTTTTTCCTGAATATACATGACAGACTAGGTCATACATAGCACTGTACAGAACCTTTTGGCTTTGTGATACCTGTGTGATGCAAATTGCAAAGCACTTTTCAGTGAAAGTAGCTATACATCTCGTCTCTTATtctgtgaattaaatatttgtgtcatttaaaattttttgtaacctttatttaacttaggcaagtcagttaagaataaattctaatttttttattttataaattttttttacccctttttctccccaatttcgtggtgtccaattgttgtagtagctactatcttgtctcgttgttacaactcccgtacgggcttgggagagacgaaggttgaaagtcatgcgtcctccgataccccacccgcactgcttcttaacacagcgcgcatccaacccggaagccagccgcaccaatgtgtcggaggaaacaccgtgcacctggcaaccttggttagcgcgcactgcgcccggcccgccacaggagtcgctggtgcgtaatgagacaaggacatccctaccgaccaagccctccctaacccggaaaacgctaggccaattgtgcgtcgacagagcctgggcgcgaacccctaattttcaatgatggcctaggaacagtgggttaactgcctgttcaggggcagaacgacagatttgtaccttgtcagctcggttactagtccaacgctctaaccactaggctacctgccgcccctccactctaaccactaggctacctgccgcccctccactctaaccactaggctacccttccacccctccactctaaccactaggctacctgccaaccctccactctaaccactagactaccctgccacccggATTTCTGACTTGACATGTTTTGTTTTTAATAATGGGTGGGTTTTTTTCTCTTCCtaatctgttctgttcattcttcAGCTCCCCTGGCCAAGAGGTGTTACTCACATGGTGGGAAGCAGGAGACGGACGAGGAGTTTGATGCCCGCTGGGTTAACTATTTTAACAAGGCAGATATTGATGCATGGGAGCTGAGGAAAGGTGAGTGACGAGAAAAATCACCTGGTAGCCCTGGGATTATAAAGAGGAGCATAGTGCACTGCTGCATTGGTGACTTGGTAGTCTGTTCACAGATTTACAGTTGACTAGAGAGCAGTAGTTGTCAACGTGTTTTGGTTACTGAACCCCAATCACCATTTTGCTCTGCCCTCTTATGAGTCTTCCCCAGGGTTACTGCCCTAGCAAAATTAGAGGGATGATTTCgggtcaaaaaatatataattttggaGTCTTGCAGACCCAAGAGACCCAGCCTCAGTCTTTGAGAGATGCAACTGTTTGTTTATTTTACATTTGTATTGGGGTCTACCCCTTCTACAATCCTGTGGTAACTGACCCTATATTCACCGTTTGTCCAGGGATGAACACGCTGATTGGATACGACCTGGTACCTGAGCCAAAGATCCTGGACGCTGCCCTCCGAGCCTGTCGCGGGTTAGATGACCTGGCTAGTGCCATTCGCATCCTGGAGGCTgtcaaggtgggggggggggaagcgtAGAAAATTCCCTTGATGGATAAATTTATCTTTAAGTCCTAGTATTGTGACCAACAGTCCACTGTGGAAGCTCTCCACAACTCTACTAGCCAATCTTCCAATATTTTACTACGTATTTTCATTCAATCCTAACATGACCTTTTCATCAGAAGTTTGTAACAAAAGGGAGATATATATATGTAGGGCTGTGTGGCGGTTACGAAATTTcgtcagctggtgattgtcaagcaaataactgtcgggtCTGCCGGTAATTGACAGTTAATTAACGTAAACATATTTAGCAACTCCTGGCTTCGAACACACAGCCTAcaaagccactgatgcagacctgtggaacatctacatttaaaaaagtctGAATAATACatctatgtaatatagcctacatcttcacaataaatccataattGCACTCAGGTGAGGGTAACACTTGAAAGTAGCTTGTAGGTTTGGGAAGGTCTATATTACTTTCTATGTGTACCGGTAAACCACCAGAATTGTGATAACTTTTTCAAACATTTTTGTGGAATTTTCTCTACTGGTCTTTTTTGGGGTACGTCAGATCATGACAAATGTCTGTAATGACC
This DNA window, taken from Oncorhynchus kisutch isolate 150728-3 linkage group LG22, Okis_V2, whole genome shotgun sequence, encodes the following:
- the LOC109884272 gene encoding uncharacterized protein LOC109884272 produces the protein MTTCTFTSMKPTQSAFPRTTTELPSISSSSSSLPQLGGQSGFRRVCTTDEPTACPIPGLAAGVLEMRVKEGSKIRNLLGFVMARMQREEQEVDGSQIQTMLSVKEGVTVDRIQMGKRQGEGVMDIGRSQTRTGLRVRQVVFTGSGKGITKTITCVEILKRKLGGLHQLSKLHYKTVSEVWESQETDMTPMSRMTVHKTVPAISILLSKHPLDPSEPGYQPPETQHDPSYQPQGYQPPRYQPPVTLCDSVKIPPRPQLELRKTQLLSIPLTQKSQSPFWFQSAGTSRSQEGSRDAQSCTPHLCAASEKERKTAGGEILYSPCSYILPGPEAKRTCMENHLFPSTPST
- the LOC109884273 gene encoding cytochrome c oxidase subunit 5A, mitochondrial-like — its product is MFRAAVRLSVSGARSLTWTRLGCTAPLAKRCYSHGGKQETDEEFDARWVNYFNKADIDAWELRKGMNTLIGYDLVPEPKILDAALRACRGLDDLASAIRILEAVKDKSGPHKDIYPYLIQELRPTLDELGISTPEELGMDKL